A window of the Candida orthopsilosis Co 90-125, chromosome 1 draft sequence genome harbors these coding sequences:
- a CDS encoding Pho81 protein codes for MKFGKYLASRQLELPEYSGHFIDYKALKKLIKQLAIPTNKSGGNSVSSVIAGNNGSSSISEIQQSLKENKATFFFRVERELDKVNSFYLEKQANLAINLNLLVLKRDELFAKSNAFLHQHSHDGTTANVDSAAYLNFRNSISFLNLYQNFKKIHQDLIRLQQFIELNETGFSKVVKKWDKRSKSHTKELFISTAVSVQPVFHKNEINELSDLVTQSLFDIESIMDGDYSCLVNYSAHNSVSVDSEASQRELAPTSTETPSSPSQNQTPPFIRQTSISISSNNNTEVDELYSSFVNVATIKDPDLSLLARWVEKLNGSPKRPNEPFDATVRYKASKIFLLSITNLKISDSFLESFLNLINFDIDFTFVNDDFNNNKTVFHECCSMPPASTHNESHVVINNGVKVINSNDSINHSRVFIVEYIMKTYSPQDVCNLLKRRDFNGRTCLHYAAQNNRSDLLDIIIAAFPSNHIDDLDNDSMSPLLLAVKHGHLNIIKKLVQFGSNPLPSTNKETLQYLPINYACKFGDYKILEYLLSNEKSSDLVKVLVNEQDVEGLLPLHVVAREGHYKLITLLIKYGAEVNKTDGFNKWTPIFYAAAEGHVKTTQELVKFGAKLDILDEDGFNVLYYCVVEGHVGVINELLSYHQNMNTQVDNHLNIESSNIMSIQGDPIRMSDNDDSEDSGSMDKNNVDSIPDLQLPPPILPLRRYGHNFLEQKVLIELIFPHDDSSFINLFNSITDLKPGRITLTSNISDIVPRNILLPLEDKNHHGGANNNNCVFQTDVDSLNEFRIDFEIFPKFGTRLIAKTTALSFSHIDTTSPEISSIELPLFDLRLRNIGQLKFNYQIIFPFSGTVLETTKFDTYWKSSTSIVKNKQTLKLNAAGGLSPNNFLSPNANVAVNASGLNQGPNARPAPVQQEYLPSSSSIVTATSLSGEYLRIRVCLLNDGTPVVCPHWSIAITENIDLYLPNLSLEQLSSITNDLFDYSKVINDLSNMTVKDISLIKKLLRIIYLPLDIVLEILSPEVNLNLELIFPSFYELEVLPFVGNIQKNLNSFIDFTLNDVFNHIKPFKSKENQPSRSIILLSSNSLICKILNWKQPNFPVFLIMNGITYNNSLKKFEQRSTNGLLINEETDRNRVSSKLESSPSSSTELNNYQELIIRSIKEAVNFTMNNNLFGLITSIHLLDLVPKLIPLIRSRGLILVASSDTNDQDDAEEDVLKRELDSYTKTEINGLRFDDVLSFKQDITM; via the coding sequence ATGAAGTTTGGTAAATATCTCGCGTCGAGGCAATTGGAACTACCAGAATATTCAGGTCATTTTATCGATTACAAGGCTCTAAAAAAGCTAATCAAACAACTAGCTATACCGACTAATAAGTCGGGTGGGAATTCAGTCAGTTCGGTAATTGCTGGAAACAATGGTAGTCTGTCAATTTCCgaaattcaacaatcacTAAAGGAAAATAAGGcaactttcttttttagAGTTGAAAGAGAATTGGATAAGGTCAATTCATTTTATCTCGAAAAACAAGCCAATTTGGCAATCAATTTAAATCTacttgttttgaaaagagatGAACTTTTCGCTAAGTCAAATGCgtttcttcatcaacattcCCATGATGGAACTACTGCCAATGTCGACTCTGCTgcatatttgaattttagAAACTCAATCTCGTTTCTTAATTTGTATCAAAACTTCAAGAAAATCCATCAGGATCTTATCAGGTTACAACAGTTTATAGAGCTCAATGAGACGGGGTTTTCCAAAGTTGTGAAGAAATGGGATAAGAGATCAAAATCACATACAAAGGAGTTATTTATAAGTACTGCAGTTAGTGTACAACCCGTGTTTCATAAGAATGAGATTAATGAGTTGAGTGATTTGGTGACACAATCGTTGTTTGATATAGAGAGTATTATGGATGGGGATTACTCGTGTTTAGTCAATTATAGTGCCCACAACTCAGTATCCGTTGATTCGGAAGCTTCTCAACGTGAGTTGGCTCCAACATCTACCGAGACACCAAGCTCACCATCTCAGAATCAAACACCACCATTTATTAGACAAACCTCAATTctgatttcatcaaataacAACACCGaggttgatgaattgtatTCTAGTTTTGTCAATGTTGCAACTATTAAGGATCCTGACTTGTCATTACTTGCTAGATGGGTGGAGAAACTTAATGGATCACCGAAACGTCCCAACGAACCATTTGATGCCACAGTTCGATACAAAGcatcaaaaattttcctATTATCAATCACCAATCTCAAAATATCAGATTCATTTTTGGAGTCATTTTTGAATCTCATTAACTTTGATATCGACTTTACTTTTGTTAATGAcgatttcaacaacaacaagaccGTTTTCCATGAATGTTGCTCTATGCCGCCAGCGTCCACTCACAATGAGAGCCACGTCgttatcaacaatggtgTTAAGGttataaattcaaatgacTCAATCAATCATTCAAGAGTCTTTATCGTCGAGTATATCATGAAAACATATTCTCCACAAGATGTATGCAATTTGCTTAAAAGACGCGATTTCAATGGACGTACATGTCTACATTATGCCGCACAAAACAATCGAAGTGATTTATTGGATATTATCATTGCTGCGTTTCCTTCTAATCACATTGACGACCTTGATAATGATTCAATGTCGCCTCTATTGTTGGCAGTCAAGCATGGACATTTAAACATTattaaaaaattggttcaatttggatcaaatcCACTTCCTAGCACCAATAAGGAAACTCTTCAATATTTGCCTATAAACTATGCATGTAAATTTGGAGACTACAAAATCTTGGAATATTTGTTATCCAATGAGAAATCATCAGACTTGGTCAAAGTTTTAGTCAATGAACAAGATGTTGAAGGACTACTTCCATTGCACGTTGTTGCTCGTGAAGGGCACTACAAGTTGATCACTTTATTAATAAAGTACGGAGCAGAAGTGAATAAAACCGATGGGTTTAACAAGTGGACACCTATTTTCTATGCCGCAGCTGAAGGGCACGTCAAAACAACCCAAGAATTGGTCAAATTCGGGGCCAAATTGGATATCTTGGATGAGGATGGGTTTAACGTGTTGTACTATTGTGTGGTGGAAGGGCATGTTGGGGTCATTAATGAGTTGCTTAGTTATCACCAGAATATGAACACACAGGTGGACAATCATTTAAATATTGAATCAAGCAATATTATGTCCATCCAAGGTGACCCTATCAGAATGAGCGATAATGATGATTCCGAAGATAGCGGATCTATGGATAAAAACAATGTCGATAGTATTCCTGATTTGCAATTACCACCACCTATTTTACCCTTGAGGCGATATGGCCATAATTTCTTGGaacaaaaagttttgattgaattgattttccCTCATGATGATCTGTCATTTATTAACCTATTTAATTCAATCACTGATTTGAAACCGGGTAGAATTACATTGACATCGAATATATCTGATATTGTTCCTAGAAATATCTTGTTGCCTTTGGAGGATAAGAATCATCATGGTGGCGCAAATAATAACAATTGTGTTTTCCAAACTGATGTTGAttcattgaatgaatttcgtattgattttgaaatttttccTAAATTTGGAACTAGATTAATTGCCAAAACTACGGCTCTATCGTTTTCCCACATCGACACCACGTCACCTGAAATTAGCTCCATTGAATTAccattgtttgatttgagaTTGAGAAATATTGGCCAATTGAAGTTTAATTATCAGATAATTTTCCCATTTTCTGGGACTGTACTTGAAACAACTAAATTTGACACGTATTggaaatcatcaacaagtaTAGTCAAGAATAAgcaaactttgaaattaaatgCAGCAGGTGGATTATCTCCCAATAACTTTTTATCACCCAATGCTAATGTCGCCGTCAATGCCAGTGGCTTAAACCAAGGTCCCAACGCACGTCCCGCACCAGTGCAACAAGAGTATTTgccatcatcatcgtcaataGTGACTGCCACATCTCTTTCTGGTGAGTATTTAAGAATCAGagtttgtttattgaatgATGGTACTCCCGTCGTATGCCCTCATTGGTCAATTGCCATTACTGAAAACATTGATCTTtatttaccaaatttatCTCTTGAGCAACTTAGTTCCATAACTaatgatttatttgattattCTAAAGTGATtaatgatttatcaaatatgACGGTTAAAGATATAAGtttgattaaaaaattgttaCGAATCATTTACCTACCATTGGATATCGTTTTAGAGATTTTAAGTCCTGAAGTTAACTTGAATTTGGAGTTGATTTTTCCGTCATTCTATGAATTGGAAGTGTTGCCATTTGTCGGcaacattcaaaaaaatCTAAACAGTTTCATTGACTTCACATTGAATGATGTTTTCAATCATATCAAGCCATTCAAGTCCAAGGAAAATCAACCTTCAAGATCAATTATTCTTCTTTCGTCAAATTCCTTAATTTGTAAAATCTTGAATTGGAAACAGCCAAATTTCCCCgtgtttttgataatgaatgGAATAACATATAATAATTCACTAAAGAAATTTGAACAACGATCAACTAATGGattgttgattaatgaAGAAACTGATCGGAATAGAGTCTCCAGCAAATTGGAATCGtcaccttcatcatctacagaattgaacaattatCAAGAGTTGATTATAAGATCTATCAAAGAAGCTGTCAATTTCACCATGAATAATAACTTGTTTGGTTTAATTACCTCCATACATTTGCTTGATTTGGTTCCTAAATTGATTCCATTGATACGAAGCAGAGGGCTTATATTAGTTGCCTCGAGTGATACGAATGATCAAGATGATGCTGAAGAAGATGTTTTGAAACGTGAGTTGGACTCATACACTAAGACAGAAATCAATGGTTTAagatttgatgatgtaCTTAGTTTCAAACAAGATATCACCATGTAG